In the Bacillus amyloliquefaciens DSM 7 = ATCC 23350 genome, CTGATTGTCCAAGCTGCGGCACAAATGATTTTCCGTTTTTATCTTATGAAAATCAGACGAAAGCGGCGGTTCTGTGCGGCCGGAACACGGTACAGATCAGAACGGGGATATCCGAACAGTTTGATCTGCAAAGGCTTGCGGAACAGCTCAGGCGGGCGGGGCTTGACGTGTCAGCCAACCCGTATTTAATTTCGTTCCGCGCAGACAATGTCAAGATGGTTTTGTTTCGTGACGGAAGAGCATTAATTCACGGTACAAGTGATATCAGCAGAGCGAAATCCTTTTATCATAAATGGATCGGATAATGTGAAAGGAGAGAAAAACAGCATGAGCATATGCAAAGCATTGACGATTGCCGGGTCAGATTCAGGAGGCGGCGCCGGTATTCAGGCCGATCTCAAAACCTTTCAGGAGCTCGGTGTCTTCGGAATGTCAGCCATTACAGCGGTAACCGCCCAGAACACATTGGGCGTTCACGGCATCTATCCGCTCACCAGGGAAGCGCTGGGCAGCCAGATCGACGCGGTGGCGGAAGATTTACGGCCTGACGCGATAAAAACGGGGATGCTGTGGAGCGCAGAGATGATTGCGGAAATAGCGGAAAAAATAGATCAGTACGGGCTGGATCATCTCATCACCGACCCCGTCATGATTGCCAAAGGAGGCGCTTCCCTGCTGCGGGTGGAATCACAGGCCGCGTTAAAAGAGCTGCTGATTCCGCGCAGCTATGCGGTTACGCCGAATGTTCCGGAAGCTGAGGCATTGACGGGGATGGAAATCCGCACGTTTGAGGACCGGAAAAAAGCGGCTGAATGCCTTTGCAGGCTTGGCGCAAAAAACGTCATCATAAAAGGCGGACATCAGCCGGAACAGGGGAAAATCGTTGATTTATTATTTGACGGTTCGTCTTTTACCCAAATCAGTCACGCCTATATTGACACCAAACATACTCACGGAACAGGCTGCACGTTTGCGGCTGCGCTGACGGCGGAAACCGCAAAGGGAGAACAGATTCAAACCGCGTTTGAGATAGCCGCCAATTTTGTGCGTGAAGCGGTGGAACATACGCTCGGCATCGGAGCGGGACACGGCCCGACCAATCATTTTGCCTTTAAAAGAAACAGTCTGCAGACGAGATAAAAAGAGACCGCTTCGACACCCAGCGGTCTTTTTCCCATGCTTTCAATCTGGACAAGGTTATGATATGATAAAAATTAAGATCAGGTACTAAAACTATGTCTTTAAGACGATTACAGGAGGCTTTATACATATGAATTTTTCACTTGAAGGCCGCAACATCGTTGTGATGGGCGTCGCCAATAAACGCAGTATCGCCTGGGGAATCGCCCGCTCGCTGCATGAAG is a window encoding:
- the thiD gene encoding bifunctional hydroxymethylpyrimidine kinase/phosphomethylpyrimidine kinase, which translates into the protein MSICKALTIAGSDSGGGAGIQADLKTFQELGVFGMSAITAVTAQNTLGVHGIYPLTREALGSQIDAVAEDLRPDAIKTGMLWSAEMIAEIAEKIDQYGLDHLITDPVMIAKGGASLLRVESQAALKELLIPRSYAVTPNVPEAEALTGMEIRTFEDRKKAAECLCRLGAKNVIIKGGHQPEQGKIVDLLFDGSSFTQISHAYIDTKHTHGTGCTFAAALTAETAKGEQIQTAFEIAANFVREAVEHTLGIGAGHGPTNHFAFKRNSLQTR